Proteins found in one Neurospora crassa OR74A linkage group II, whole genome shotgun sequence genomic segment:
- the alf1 gene encoding tubulin-folding cofactor B, with amino-acid sequence MSDVPMYVTSEYSSSERRITPSWSIAQLKTKMEPITGIPPSSQRITLKTLTDETIPIEAADEETTYLQNYPLAPYAEFQITDLRPPSARPNFNAAGVDKYVMPEEQYEKKTDSVLAWKKAQKLGRFDPNAPSHEQAKIAAFAKEVEQRGIEVGRRCRVGQDDTRRGVVKYVGEVKEIPGSIGAWIGVHLDEPVGKNDGSIGGTRYWGEESQLKHGVFVRPDRVEVGDFPIVDDLEDMEEI; translated from the exons ATGTCGGACGTTCCTATGTACGTGACGTCGGAGTATTCCTCCTCGGAACGTCGCATCACGCCCTCATGGTCCATCGCCCAGCTAAAGACCAAGATGGAGCCTATCACGGGCATTCCCCCTTCCTCGCAGCGCATCACCCTCAAGACCTTGACGGATGAAACCATTCCAATTGAAGCAGCGGACGAGGAGACTACGTATTTGCAAAATTACCCTCTGGCACCCTATGCAGAGTTCCAA ATCACCGACCTGCGACCTCCCTCGGCGAGGCCCAACTTCAACGCCGCTGGCGTGGACAAGTATGTGATGCCAGAGGAACAGTACGAGAAAAAGACCGATTCAGTTCTGGCGTGGAAGAAGGCCCAAAAGCTTGGACGCTTCGACCCCAACGCTCCAAGCCATGAACAAGCCAAGATCGCTGCGTTTGCCAAGGAAGTTGAACAACGCGGCATCGAGGTTGGAAGGCGATGCAGAGTTGGCCAAGATGACACAAGAAGGGGCGTGGTCAAGTACGTGGGTGAGGTCAAGGAGATCCCGGGCAGTATCGGTGCTTGGATTGGTGTTCACCTGGACGAGCCAGTGGGCAAGAATGATGGAAGTATTGGAGGAACTCGGTACTGGGGCGAAGAGTCTCAACTCAAGCATGGCGTCTTCGTCAGGCCGGACCGAGTCGAGGTTGGCGACTTCCCCATCGTGGACGATCTCGAAGATATGGAGGAGATTTGA
- a CDS encoding MYB DNA-binding domain-containing protein codes for MSLRLETPFNDKSSLSNGLTTNEAPVAHSQYTSATTIPPTTTLAPPALGGSSFATFAPATGTRSPRSSGAGGPGAGGSLGKSGSGSVNSVRPGSGGKRTMPPHTSESPAKKQSKWSPEEDALIIELRGSGMKWDDISKRLPGRSSISCRLHYQNYLERRSEWDEERKNKLARLYERFKPEMWAKVAEEMQVPWRAAEAMHWQLGEVDMARRAGVVPFALTTAALGDSSVMHHRMPTSRGHHGHSQSQGSLPRDIPTMSSPRYSRGPPGPFIPPPSSGGRPLAARRDSLPTRSSFAPPPPPHHHSDPSGYTLAPAIGLAPIHTSSYTHQSRGGMLPSVAELTTGVSPYSTPAYSTGGMTSMVSPTHSDTTSPGPTHPGYSAYPPLEPLGTVKRRASPEAGGIRETSRRRHHFQSRQEDGYSSLGPPPGMTSSRRGQRLE; via the exons ATGTCTTTGCGCCTCGAGACACCCTTCAACGACAAATCATCCCTCTCCAACGGTCTCACAACCA ATGAGGCCCCCGTGGCTCATTCCCAATACACATCCGCAACGACAATACCGCCTACCACGACGTTGGCACCACCTGCTCTTGGCGGTTCGTCGTTCGCCACGTTTGCTCCAGCCACTGGCACCCGATCTCCGAGGTCTAGCGGTGCCGGCGGACCAGGAGCAGGAGGCAGTTTGGGGAAATCAGGATCAGGAAGCGTCAACTCAGTTCGTCCTGGAAGCGGCGGGAAACGAACCATGCCACCGCATACATCCGAGTCGCCAGCCAAAAAGCAGAGCAAATGGTCGCCCGAAGAAGACGCACTGATCATCGAGCTTCGCGGAAGCGGGATGAAATGGGATGATATTTCCAAGCGTCTACCAGGTCGCAGCTCTATCAGCTGCCGTCTTCACTACCAAAACTACCTCGAGAGACGCAGTGAGTGGGATGAGGAGCGCAAGAACAAGCTGGCAAGGCTCTATGAGAG GTTTAAACCCGAAATGTGGGCAAAGGTTGCTGAAGAAATGCAGGTTCCCTGGCGTGCCGCTGAAGCAATGCATTGGCAGTTGGGTGAAGTCGATATGGCCAGACGAGCGGGAGTTGTTCCCTTCGCGCTGACTACAGCAGCCTTGGGTGATTCTTCAGTCATGCACCATCGAATGCCTACTTCGAGAGGCCATCATGGTCACTCCCAGTCTCAAGGAAGCCTCCCGAGAGATATTCCCACCATGTCTTCACCAAGGTACAGCCGCGGCCCCCCTGGACCTTTCATACCACCTCCTTCGTCCGGCGGACGGCCACTGGCAGCTCGGCGCGACAGCTTGCCGACACGATCGTCCTTTGCACCACCCCCTCCGCCACACCATCATAGCGACCCCAGCGGCTATACGTTGGCGCCAGCTATAGGTCTGGCTCCCATCCATACATCGAGCTATACTCATCAGAGCCGTGGGGGGATGTTGCCAAGCGTCGCCGAATTGACGACCGGAGTAAGCCCCTACAGCACGCCTGCATACTCGACGGGTGGCATGACCAGTATGGTGAGCCCAACCCACAGTGATACGACGAGCCCTGGACCAACTCATCCTGGTTACTCCGCCTATCCGCCCTTGGAACCACTTGGAACCGTCAAAAGACGGGCAAGTCCGGAAGCGGGAGGGATACGTGAGACAAGCAGGAGACGGCATCACTTCCAGTCTCGACAAGAGGATGGTTACTCGTCTCTCGGACCGCCACCTGGCATGACATCGTCACGACGTGGACAGAGATTGGAGTGA